A single Choristoneura fumiferana chromosome 9, NRCan_CFum_1, whole genome shotgun sequence DNA region contains:
- the LOC141431163 gene encoding cell cycle control protein 50A-like isoform X1, producing MESQKPTLGRRVLNILPFILIAGLVLVPVGIGFLCAVNTTDTVKEELEYFQNCRDEDYNYPCNNIPADQSKCSCTVQFNLTQDITGDITVYYELVTFDQTDSSYANSRDNDQLSGHPSAVPSTNCGDFRYDQDKPIFPCGKIADTMFNDSFTKLSLQSDPEKPLTINITYDGLLTEDTITYHNPPADVWANFTKPRSWLVKTGNVWEIGPKSIGVENPAFRAWMNTNLKRKPVWKVADNILPTGPYKLFIDIFYPAQAYNGSRKFIIEGVYPISRLSYVIIGSLALIVGIIALVFSLVLIIISKRQEKVPSRPSSYNASTLPVSDKIIHRPQSTVYEDISEEAKLNTNH from the exons ATGGAATCGCAAA AGCCCACATTAGGACGGCGAGTATTGAATATACTTCCTTTTATACTAATAGCTGGTCTTGTGCTAGTTCCCGTAGGAATCGGGTTCTTGTGCGCTGTCAATACG ACTGACACTGTGAAAGAAGAACTAGAATATTTCCAAAATTGCAGAGATGAAGATTACAACTACCCGTGCAATAATATACCCGCAGATCAAAGCAAATGCAGTTGCACTGTGCAATTCAATCTCACGCAAGATATCACTGGCGATATCACAGTTTATTACGAACTAGTGACGTTTGATCAGACCGACTCGTCTTACGCAAACTCAAG agataacgATCAGTTATCGGGGCACCCGAGCGCGGTTCCGTCTACGAACTGCGGTGACTTCCGCTACGATCAGGATAAACCAATATTTCCCTGTGGCAAAATAGCGGACACTATGTTTAACG ATAGCTTTACCAAATTGTCCCTGCAATCTGATCCAGAGAAGCCTTtgactataaatataacatatGATGGGTTATTGACCGAAGACACTATAACATACCACAATCCACCTGCtgatg TGTGGGCGAATTTCACGAAACCGAGAAGCTGGCTTGTAAAGACCGGAAACGTCTGGGAAATAGGCCCGAAAAGTATTGGGGTTGAG AACCCTGCATTCCGAGCATGGATGAACACCAATTTGAAACGCAAGCCAGTATGGAAAGTCGCCGATAATATACTTCCCACAGGACCATACAAGCTGTTCATTGATATAT TTTACCCAGCGCAGGCGTACAACGGCTCTAGGAAATTCATAATAGAGGGTGTATATCCGATCAGTCGGCTGAGTTACGTCATCATCGGCAGCCTCGCGCTCATAGTCGGAATCATCGCGCTGGTCTTCTCTTTGGTGCTTATCATCATTTCTAAACGACAag agaaaGTTCCCTCAAGGCCGTCTAGCTACAATGCCTCTACACTGCCAGTCTCTGACAAAATCATTCACAGACCGCAATCGACCGTTTACGAAGACATCAGCGAAGAAGCCAAGTTGAATACAAATCACTGA
- the LOC141431163 gene encoding cell cycle control protein 50A-like isoform X2, whose amino-acid sequence MESQKPTLGRRVLNILPFILIAGLVLVPVGIGFLCAVNTTDTVKEELEYFQNCRDEDYNYPCNNIPADQSKCSCTVQFNLTQDITGDITVYYELVTFDQTDSSYANSRDNDQLSGHPSAVPSTNCGDFRYDQDKPIFPCGKIADTMFNDSFTKLSLQSDPEKPLTINITYDGLLTEDTITYHNPPADVWANFTKPRSWLVKTGNVWEIGPKSIGVENPAFRAWMNTNLKRKPVWKVADNILPTGPYKLFIDIFYPAQAYNGSRKFIIEGVYPISRLSYVIIGSLALIVGIIALVFSLVLIIISKRQAY is encoded by the exons ATGGAATCGCAAA AGCCCACATTAGGACGGCGAGTATTGAATATACTTCCTTTTATACTAATAGCTGGTCTTGTGCTAGTTCCCGTAGGAATCGGGTTCTTGTGCGCTGTCAATACG ACTGACACTGTGAAAGAAGAACTAGAATATTTCCAAAATTGCAGAGATGAAGATTACAACTACCCGTGCAATAATATACCCGCAGATCAAAGCAAATGCAGTTGCACTGTGCAATTCAATCTCACGCAAGATATCACTGGCGATATCACAGTTTATTACGAACTAGTGACGTTTGATCAGACCGACTCGTCTTACGCAAACTCAAG agataacgATCAGTTATCGGGGCACCCGAGCGCGGTTCCGTCTACGAACTGCGGTGACTTCCGCTACGATCAGGATAAACCAATATTTCCCTGTGGCAAAATAGCGGACACTATGTTTAACG ATAGCTTTACCAAATTGTCCCTGCAATCTGATCCAGAGAAGCCTTtgactataaatataacatatGATGGGTTATTGACCGAAGACACTATAACATACCACAATCCACCTGCtgatg TGTGGGCGAATTTCACGAAACCGAGAAGCTGGCTTGTAAAGACCGGAAACGTCTGGGAAATAGGCCCGAAAAGTATTGGGGTTGAG AACCCTGCATTCCGAGCATGGATGAACACCAATTTGAAACGCAAGCCAGTATGGAAAGTCGCCGATAATATACTTCCCACAGGACCATACAAGCTGTTCATTGATATAT TTTACCCAGCGCAGGCGTACAACGGCTCTAGGAAATTCATAATAGAGGGTGTATATCCGATCAGTCGGCTGAGTTACGTCATCATCGGCAGCCTCGCGCTCATAGTCGGAATCATCGCGCTGGTCTTCTCTTTGGTGCTTATCATCATTTCTAAACGACAag CTTACTAG